CGCGGTTGGACTCGATGTCCTCCATCAGGATCACGAATTCGTCGCCGCCGATGCGGGCGACGGTGTCCTCGTTGCGGACCACGTCGCGGATGCGGGCGGCTATCAGCTGCAGCACCCGATCGCCGACCACGTGGCCGTAAGTGTCGTTGACCGGCTTGAAGCGATCCAGGTCCAGGAACAGCAACCCCAGCCGCTTGCCGCTGCGGTCCAGCCGGGTGATCGCGTGCTGCAACCGGTCGTAGAACAAGTTGCGGTTGGCCAGGCCGGTCAGCCTATCGTGGTTGGCCAGATGGAACAGCTGCTGTTCGCGCTGGCGGCGGTTGTCGCTGCTGCGCACGAAACTGAAGCCAGCCAGTCCCAGTCCCAGTCCCAGAAGCAGCGACAGCGACAGCCATACCGCCCATTCGAACCAACCTATCTGCGCCCAACCTTGTTGCCAGCTCAGCGTCAGCCGCAACGGCTGGCTGGCGCCGCCCAGCAGCTGGCTGGTTTCCAGCCGCGGAAACAGCAGCTTCTCCAGCGCGCCGGGATGGGCGTCGCCCAGGCGCAGGGAGATGCCGGATTGGGGCTGCAGCGGATCGTCGCGATGGCGCAGGTTGATCTCCATGCCCGGAGGCAGCGCGATGTCGGTGGGCAGCAAAGAATCGGCGCGGATGAACAGCATCGCGAAATGCTGGGGCAGCAGTCCGATCAACTGGTCGTTTTGATGGTCGTCGACGCTGCGCAGCAGCGCATAGCCGGGATCCCCTTGCGGCGGCAGCCGCAGTTGGCGGGACAAGGCGGTGCGCCCGCTGTTGATGTTCTCTTGCAAGGCTTCGCGCAGTTGCGGCTGTTGCCAGATGTCTCTTCCCACCAGCCGCAGGTTGGCCTGGGACGGCGGCTCGGCGCGGGTCAGGGGGAAGTAGGCCTCCTGTTTGGGCAGCGGGCGTTTTTCATCGAAGCCGCGCAATCGATATGCGAGTCCGTAGTCCAGCTGCAGCGCGTGGCTGTAAGTGGCGGCCTGGCCGGCAGGCACGCGCTCGACGCGAGCCAGCGAGGTGATCTGGGGATAGCGGCGCAGCAGCTGGGAAACGAAGGGATGATTCTGGCGGCCGTCGCCGCGGTGATCGACTGAGCTGAAGGTGGCGTAGCTGTCGAGAATGGTTTCATTGGTGAGCAGACGCTGCTTGAGCTGCTCGGTCAACTGCTGCAACTGGCTGTTGAATTGCTGTTCTGCGCCCAGCAGGGAGCGGCTGGCGATGGACAGCGCCGCCAGCGCGCTCAGTATCAGCCATAGGACAAGGCAGCCGGCATAGACCAGTCTTGCGTGCATGTTAAAACCATCGACATATATTCAGCAATGAACGATTCTATAAGAACGGCTGCCTATTTTTTAGCAATAAATCGGGTAAAGCCGGTTTTAAGTAATAGTACGTAATCAATCGGATACGCTCAGCGCGGCGCGCAACGCGTGAATCTGTCGGCGGCTGACCGGCAGCGGCGTCGGAATGTCGCGCAGTCTGACAAGCCAATGTTCTTCGGCGCCGCCCTCGCCGCGAAACAGCTCTTGCACCGCGTGGCGCATCACCAGGCAATTGCGGTGGATCCGCAGCGCCTCTTCGCCCAGCCGCTGTTCCAGCGCCACCAGCGCGTCGTCCAGCAGATATTCGCCGTTTGGCGTGACTAGGGTGACGTATTTGAGCTCCGCCTTCAGGTAGCGCGCGTCGGCGAGAGGCACGTGGAGCAGGCGGCCGCGCTGGCGCACGGTGAAACCGGCGGCGCGCTTGCCTTCGCGCCTGGCCTGGGCTTTTTGCAGCGCCTGCTCCAACCGTTCGCGCCGCACCGGCTTGAGCAGGTAATCGGCGGCGTCCAGCTCGAAGGCCTCCACCGCGAAGTGATCGTGGGCGGTGGTGAACACCAGCGCCGGCGGCAGCGTGCGCTGCCGCAGCTGGCGCGCCAATGCCATGCCGTCAAGGTCGGGCATGCTGATGTCCAGCAGCAGCACGTCCACAGGGTGCGCCTCCAGCCAGCCGAGCGCCGAGCGGCCATCTTCCAGGCCATGGATATCGGCCACGCCGCAGTCGGCCAATAGCTGACGCAAACGTTCTCGCGCCAGCGCCTCGTCGTCCACTACCAGCACCCGCAGCCCGCTCACAGCGCCCATTGCGGCTTGTCCATCTTGTCCACCAGCACGCGCCAGGATTGCAATATTTTCTGGAACTTGTTGTTGGTGGGCGAGATTTCCTTCACCTTGGCCAGCAATTCGTAGGCGCGCCGCATATGGCTTTCGTGCCAGCCGTTCTGGCTGACGTAGGCGAGCACCGCGTTGACCAGGTTGAGCATGATCTGCACATTGTGGGGCATCTCCTCCAGCGCTTTGACGAAGCGTTCGATCGCAGCGTCGAACTGTCCGGATTGCGCCTCGCGCACCGCCTGGTTGTTCAGCTCCAGCACCGATTTGACGTTCTGGGCGATCAACTGGCGGCCGGCCTGTCCCAGGCCGATTTCCTCGAACATGTCGCCGAAGTGGGCCAGCATGTCCTCGTCGTCGTGGTGGTTGCGCACCAGGTATTCCATCACCGAATTGCCCTGAATGTCTCTTCCCTGCTGGTAGCAGGCGCGCGCGTATTCCAGTTGCGACTCCTCGCCCAGCTTGGAGGCCAGCTGCTTGAAGCGCTCGTCGGCGGCGCTCAACAGCTCGCGCGCCTTGTCGGCGTTGCCGTTCTTGGCTTGCAACTGGCTGTCCACCACGTTGGCCAGCCATTCGCCTTCCTCGTTGTAACGATAGTCGTGGCGCAGATTGGCCAGCGTGCGGCCGGCGTTGCTGTTGTCGCCGCGTGCCATCTGCACGCGTGCCAGCGCCGCGTAGTGGGTGGGGCTGCGGTGCCAGGTGTATTTGGCGATGTCCAGCGTTTGCTGGCAGGCGGTCTCGGCGGTGGCCAGATCCTTGTTCAGCACCGCCACCTGAGCCAGCTGCTGCAGGCGGCGGAACACCACCGGCGACATGTCGGCGGCGGTTTGCAGCGTGTGCTGGGCGCGGTTGAGGTCATGATGGCCGCGATAGAGCCGCGCCAGCCAATCGTAGGCTTCCATCACCTGGTTGTTGTCGGCCAGCACCGCTTCGAACAGCAGCCGCGCCTCGTCGTAGGACTTGAGTCCGGCCAGCGCCTTGGCCAGGCCCATCTTGGCCCAGGTGGCGGGCTTGATCCGCAGCACCTGCATATAGGCGTCGCGCGCGGTGTCGAAATCATTGATCTTCAGCGCCAATGATCCTTTGAGCCGCATGAAGTCGAAGGCGAACTCGCCGTTTTCCTCTATCTTGCGGCCGCAGGACTCGATGGCGGCCAGGTAGTCGTGGCGCAGAATGTTTTCGTCCACCAGCCTGAAGGCCTCGCGCTTGCGCATCGCCCGCTCCAACCGTTCGCGCAGCACCTCGCCGGTAAACGGCTTGAGCAGATAGTCGTCCGGCGCCAGTTCTGCGGCGGAGATCACCCGTTGCGCGCGGCGTTCGCCGGTGACGACCATGAATACGCAGGACTGCTTGAGCAGATTGCGCTCTCGGATTTCCTCGAACAGGTAAAGGCCGTCATAGCCGTTGCCCAGATCGTAGTCGCACAGCACCACGTCGA
This genomic window from Chromobacterium phragmitis contains:
- a CDS encoding LytR/AlgR family response regulator transcription factor, which encodes MGAVSGLRVLVVDDEALARERLRQLLADCGVADIHGLEDGRSALGWLEAHPVDVLLLDISMPDLDGMALARQLRQRTLPPALVFTTAHDHFAVEAFELDAADYLLKPVRRERLEQALQKAQARREGKRAAGFTVRQRGRLLHVPLADARYLKAELKYVTLVTPNGEYLLDDALVALEQRLGEEALRIHRNCLVMRHAVQELFRGEGGAEEHWLVRLRDIPTPLPVSRRQIHALRAALSVSD
- a CDS encoding sensor domain-containing diguanylate cyclase, whose amino-acid sequence is MHARLVYAGCLVLWLILSALAALSIASRSLLGAEQQFNSQLQQLTEQLKQRLLTNETILDSYATFSSVDHRGDGRQNHPFVSQLLRRYPQITSLARVERVPAGQAATYSHALQLDYGLAYRLRGFDEKRPLPKQEAYFPLTRAEPPSQANLRLVGRDIWQQPQLREALQENINSGRTALSRQLRLPPQGDPGYALLRSVDDHQNDQLIGLLPQHFAMLFIRADSLLPTDIALPPGMEINLRHRDDPLQPQSGISLRLGDAHPGALEKLLFPRLETSQLLGGASQPLRLTLSWQQGWAQIGWFEWAVWLSLSLLLGLGLGLAGFSFVRSSDNRRQREQQLFHLANHDRLTGLANRNLFYDRLQHAITRLDRSGKRLGLLFLDLDRFKPVNDTYGHVVGDRVLQLIAARIRDVVRNEDTVARIGGDEFVILMEDIESNREADKVAARLKQAIQMPYQVDHHRVLVGVSIGIAYYPEDGLLIDELLAVADRKMYGNKQSPSRQSENVG
- a CDS encoding tetratricopeptide repeat-containing response regulator encodes the protein MSETTPTPAAAPEPVHHMKAAPARSAAYENPYAKRLFLIIDSLPQMQRALAMTLSSFGANSVEYASKASDALAKMAKYEFDVVLCDYDLGNGYDGLYLFEEIRERNLLKQSCVFMVVTGERRAQRVISAAELAPDDYLLKPFTGEVLRERLERAMRKREAFRLVDENILRHDYLAAIESCGRKIEENGEFAFDFMRLKGSLALKINDFDTARDAYMQVLRIKPATWAKMGLAKALAGLKSYDEARLLFEAVLADNNQVMEAYDWLARLYRGHHDLNRAQHTLQTAADMSPVVFRRLQQLAQVAVLNKDLATAETACQQTLDIAKYTWHRSPTHYAALARVQMARGDNSNAGRTLANLRHDYRYNEEGEWLANVVDSQLQAKNGNADKARELLSAADERFKQLASKLGEESQLEYARACYQQGRDIQGNSVMEYLVRNHHDDEDMLAHFGDMFEEIGLGQAGRQLIAQNVKSVLELNNQAVREAQSGQFDAAIERFVKALEEMPHNVQIMLNLVNAVLAYVSQNGWHESHMRRAYELLAKVKEISPTNNKFQKILQSWRVLVDKMDKPQWAL